The nucleotide window TTAAAAGAACAATTACTCACAAAGGATTTTTTCTCTGGCATATCTAATATCAAGCGAAAAGCAAGATTTGAGGTAGATAACAAATGGAATATAGGTGGAACTATTCACCATACTGAAGAAGGTGGAATTAAACTTCTTGCGATTGAAGGAAGTTCCCATGAGAAACATTATCACCGCTTATTCAAAAGAGGTGATGCAGAAATGGAAAATATCAGAGTTACTATTTATGGTGAGCACAGGAAAAGTCGTGCAAGAGTTGCAAAGTTAAGAATAGCCTATCTTTGGTTGGTAAGTGAGTTTGGGTATGCCAGTTTAATCAATCCGCATATGCACGTTATAAGAGAGCAAATTCAAAATTATAACGACTTAAAGTATCCTGGGTTTGGGATTGCAGATGTAGACTTTCCATCAGAATTTGAAGGAATCAATTTAATTACGAAACCTGAAAGCCTAAAATCATTTGCTGTAGCATTTACATTAGAAACCGATCAAAGAGAAAGAAAATTTATAGTTTTGCTACCGGGTCCATCTGATCCGGGATTAAATATTTATGATACTCTAAATGAATTGGGCCAAGATGGTAATAGAATTAATATAGACCTTACGAATTTAGACTTACAAAATGTCTTAAACGATCCTGACAGAGTTTATGATTATTTCCGTTATTGGAAACAGCTTTAGGATCAATGAAACAGAAAATAGATCAGCTTTAATATATTCCTCATGGATTCATTGAGGTAGAGATTGGGATAGTGGGAATGAGTGTAAATATTTAAAACTAAATAATTCTTTAAGAGATGATTTTTGAAAAAGTAATTATCAAAAATTTTAAATGTTTTAGTGGCACTTTTAAAATTGATTTGCAAGAAGGGCTAAATATTATAGTTGGGGACAATGAGGCTGGTAAGTCCACAATTTTAGATGCAATTCATTTAGCATTAACTGGTTGGATAAATGGTAGGCACATCTCTAGTGAATTGTCAGAATACCTTTTTAATAAACAAGAGGTCACGAAGTATTTAGCAAGTTTAGAAAAAGATCCTATTGAACCTCCAAGTATCTTGATTGAGGTTTATTTTGATTCCGATGATGCAGCAGAGTTTATAGGAAATGGTAACAGTTTGAAAAGTAATAAGGCATGTGGTTTTTCTTTCAACATTGAGTTTGATGAAAACTATAAGGATGAGTATAAACATTTGGTTCAACAGGATGATATCAAGTCTTTACCTATAGAATATTATAAATACTATTGGAAGTCGTTTGCCAGAGACTCGTCTATTACACCTCGAAGTTTACCTGTGAAATCAGCTTTAATAGATTCATCAAACTCTAGATATAAAAGTGGATCTGATATTTATATATCTCGTATTATTAGGAATTTGTTGGAGTCAAAAGAAATAGTTGATATTTCTCAAGCTCATAGAAAAATGAAAGATGTATTTCGGGATGAAGATGCCATTCAAGCAATTAATAAAAAAATCAAAGAGTCATCGGATATTTCAGATAAAGAAGTAGAACTATCTGTTGAACTTTCTTCGAGAGATGCATGGAAAAATACTTTGATGACTTATCTGGATGAAATCCCATTTCAACATATTGGGAAAGGAGAACAATGTGTTATCAAAACTAAATTGGCTTTGAGTCATAAAAAAACTAAAGAAGCCAATTTGATACTGCTTGAAGAACCAGAGAATCATTTATCTCATACTAAACTTAACCAACTTATTCATGACATTGAGGCTGGAAGTGAGGACAAACAGATACTCATTTCAACGCATAGTAGTTTTGTCGCGAATAAACTCGGCTTAGAAAACTTACTTCTTTTACATGAGTTATCGATTACACAGCTAAGTGATCTTGAAGAATCGACACAGACTTTCTTCAAGAAACTTTCAGGATATGATACACTAAGACTGATCTTATGTGATAAAGCTATACTCGTTGAAGGGGATTCCGATGAACTTATTGTTCAAAGAGCCTATCTAGATGAAAATGATAAACTTCCAATACAGGATGGAATAGATGTAATATCAGTTGGTACCTCATTTAAAAGATTTTTAGAAATTGCTGAAAAATTAAAGAAAGAAGTATCTGTTGTAACTGATAATGATGGCGATATTGAAGCTTTAAAGAAAAAATACAAGAATTATCTAGATAAAGATTCTAAAGACTGCATCAATATTTGCTTTGACAGTGAAATTGATGATGGGGATCTGACGATCAGTAATAAAGAGTTTAATTACAATACACTTGAACCAAAAATATTGAAAGAGAATGACGTAAAAACTTTAAATAAAGTCTTTAACACTGATTATGATGAGGATGGAATTCTTAAATATATGTACAACAATAAAACTGATTGTGCCTTAATGATTTTCAATTCCGATCAAGAAATAAGCTTTCCTCAGTATATACTTAACTCTTTTAAGTTCGAGAGAGATGAGTAAAAATAAACTATTGATTGCAGCTGCAGGAGCGGGTAAGACTACTCATATAGTTAAAAAAGCGCTATCAGTCGAAGAGGGTAATAATTTAATTACTACTTATACTCAAGTAAATGAAAAAGAAATAAGGAAAAAGTTTATAGAACTAAATGGGTTTATCCCAGAAGATATTACCATTCAAACTTGGTTTTCTTTTTTAATACAACATGGTGTAAAGCCATTTCAAAGCTTCTTGTTTGAGGAAAAAGTAAAAGGGCTTACATTTGTTAATAAACAATCAGGAATAAAATACTATTACAAAGGGAATCCAATTCCTTTTAAGGAATCAAAAAATTTCAAGAGACACTATTTTTCAAAAGGAAATAAGATTTATTCTGACAAGCTTTCGAAATTTGTGTACAAATGTAACCTTGAAAGTAATGGATTAGTAATAGATCGCATATCAAAGATATATCAGAATATCTTTATTGATGAAGCCCAAGATTTAGCTGGTTATGACCTTTCTTTTTTGAAACAAATATTTAGTAGCAATTCATCTTTAACTCTCGTGGGGGATCCGAGGCAAGTTACATACTTGACCCACTGGGAGAAGAAGTTCAAAAAATATCAGAATGGAAAAATTGCGGATTTTATTAACGATGAATGTGACGATAAGAATGTTGAAGTAGATAGAACAACACTATCAAATTCGCACCGAAATAATCCTGAAATATGTAACTTTGCAAATAGACTTTATCCAGATTTTGAACCTGCGAAATCAGCAAATAGTGAAGAGACTGAACATGATGGAATATTTCTTGTTAAGAGCAAAGATCGGTTTAAATATTTAGAAAAGTATGATCCCATTCAACTTCGGTGGAGTAGTAAGAACAAGAAAGTATTAGAAGAGTATCCCGTTTTAAATTTTGGAGAATCCAAAGGGCAAACTTATGATAGAGTTTTGATTTACCCTACAAAAAGCATGTTGAAATGGATAAAGGATCCTGAAACAAACTTAAAGGATCAAACGAAAGCAAAATTTTATGTTGCAATCACAAGAGCCAGATTTAGTGTTGGAATAGTATGTGGTAATAATTTAAAAGAGTTAAATAAAAATAAACTAGTATCAGCTTTTACTTGTGAATAACAAACCCCTCTAAAACACATCAGTAACTACCAAAAGGAAAAAATAAGCCAATCCTCTTCAGTTCCAGGAAAATTATAGCGATTTATTAGTAGCCTGCACTTATACAAGCATTAGATTTTCTACTCAGCATATTCCGTAACAAGTTCAAAGCTTTCTTGCCGAGCGAAAATAAATATATCCACTACGTCAAGTAAACAACGCAAATAACTTGACATATCTAATGATTAAATGCTATATTGATACAAGCTGTTGAAAGGTCACTAGTATAACACCTAGCATTATGAGTACTGCAAAAAGAATAAAAGAGAAAGTTTCCTCCTTTGACGAAGGAACCACATTTAAATATGACCAGCTCGACATCGATAATAGCGAGTACGGGGCTGCTACCAAAGCCATCGAGCGGTTGATATCCAACGGTGCTGTAAAAAGGATTTCCAAAGGCCTGTTTTACAAGCCCAAGAAATCGGTATTTGGTGATTTAAAGCCTAATGAAGAACAGCTGCTTAAACCCTATACGTATGAAGGCGACAATCGTATAGCCTATATCACCGGTCTATCTTTGTACAATCGGATGGGGCTTACGACGCAGATCCCAAAAACCGTTACCCTGGCCTGCAATAAAAAAAGGATAAATGCCAAGATTGATAACCTGAAGATAAAATCAGTCAAAAGCTACGTGGATCCCACTGACGACAACATCCGTTTCCTGGAGATCCTGGATGCCATAAAGGATTTTAAGAAAATCCCGGACCTAGATATCGATGATGCTATCGGGCAACTTCAAGGGCGCATACGTGATTTGAGTACTACCGACAGAAATAGGCTAATTACATATGCCCTGCAATATCCTCCCCGCGTGCGGGCGCTGCTGGGAGCCTTGCTTACCGATCAGGAATTCAACAGCGCTTTTCCTAAATTGAAGAATAGCCTGAATCCCTTGTCGAGTTATGAATTCGGTAGTCTTAGCAGTAGCTTGTCCACAGCCCAAAACTGGAATATTATCTAGATGAACCTACACGAAGATGCCGAAATCTTTCGGGACGCTATAAGAGCTACCGCCGATCATAAGAATATTCGGGAAATCTATATCGAGAAAGACTATTGGGTAACCTATGCCCTCCATGCGATCTTTCATTCAGACATGAAAGACGTTGCTGTATTTAAGGGCGGTACCTCGCTTGCTAAATGCTACCAGGCGATCAACCGGTTTTCGGAGGATATAGATCTTGTGGTGTTAGAAGATCCCGACCTGTCCAACACTCAAATGGACAAAAGAGTCCGGGATGTTAGCAAAGTGGTTGATGATACCGATTTGGAGGAAGTAGAATTACCCAGGATTACCATGAAACGTGGGAAAAATAGAAAGGTAGCCTACGAGTATGCAAAACATGGATATGACCAAACCTATGGGCAGGTTCGCGATAAAATCATAGTTGAGGTTTCAAGGCTGGGACATTTTGAACCTCATGAAGAAGTAGAGGTTCACTCGTTTATAGCCGATATGATGAAAGCGAGAGGTCAGAAAGAGCTCATTGAAAAATATGGATTAGCTCCCTTCCCCTTGAAAGTACTAACGATAGAACGGACCTTTTGCGAAAAGATAATGTCACTGGTCCGATTTTCTCACGCCGAAAATCCCTATGAGGATCTCGGGAATAAAGTCCGCCATACCTACGATATTCACATGCTGTTAAAGCAACCGGCAATTCAAGACTTCTTTGAAAGCGATAAGCTGGATGAGATGCTGCTTCAAGTGGGAGCAGACGATATCGAAAGCTATGGCGACAAATACAACTGGCTGTACAAGCATCCTGCATCAGCCCTTCTTTTTGACAAACCCGAAGCAACCTGGGATAAGATCAGGTCTGTTTATAACGGCACTTTTAGTGAGTTGGTTATTGGCGATCTTCCGGAAGATGATGCTGTACTACAAGATATTAAAAGGGTTGCTGAGCGGCTGAAAGATATTGATTGGGATCTGGGATAGGACTACTTCACTTTAACCTTCCGCAAGCTTTCTACCCAATAAAGCTTCAAATCTATTTATAAGCATTGATTTAAGTTCGGTAATGTTACTGTATGCCGGCACATTATGAATGGCTAAATCAAAATGTATTTCGGTTCCTTTCTTTCGATATAAAATCGGTTTTTTATCCATTGCATGAGCATAGCCGATTTCGTAGTAAACATTAGGCCTTGAACCAGACAAATCCGCAATCAAGTATTCAGATTTCCGTATATGTTTTAGAATCACGTCGGTAATCCGATCTTGATGCTCAATATCATCTGCTCTGATTGCTTTTAGTCCAAATTTATCACAGACTTCTTTAATAGTATTTTTTACATCTTCCAGTCCTGGAATGTCTTCATTCATATGCATCATAATAAAAACGGTATTTTTGTAAATACCCTCCTTTTCCTCTTCTTGCTTCTCAGGAATAGAAAATTCATTTCTATTACTATTACTGCGTTTCTCTAGTTTCTTATTGATTTGATCCTTTATATCAGAATAACTGAGATACTCTATTATAACACCTTCTCTTTCTAACCTTATTTTTGAGTACCCTTCTACATCTTTTTCACTTGATGCTCCAGACCAAAAGTTTCCGAGGTCCCTCAAATAGTCAAAGATCTTCCTGACCCTTTCCTCTTGAATACTTAGACTTTCAGCAATTCTTGCAGAACTAACTTCCTCTAGCTGAGGATTAGCAACTAATTGCTTTCTAACTTCTTTGATTACTGCATCAGTATCATTTAGTAATTGATTATTTGGATCAACTAAAAAGACCCCCAATAAAGTAAGTTCTTGATATCTGTCGTTTCTCGTATCACTCACATAAAAATTTGAATTGACATTTGTTGGGTGAAAGTCATCAGATAAATCATCCCAAAGGTCTACTAATAATTCTCGGGAATTTGCTTTTCCTTCCCCATTCGTCTGTTCATAAACACTCTCTATCCATAAAAATTCATCTTGTGTTAGCTCGTTTTTCTCTTCTTCTAAAGTCATTTTTTCAATTATGTTAATTAAACTCTGAGAATGATAAGGGCTTAAATTGGATCAGAATTTTAGCTATTTGTAATAAACTTGCCTTTAATTGTTTGGGTTAATTCTTGCTGAAAAATTTAGGGAAACTAACCAGGAAGAAAAAAGCATATCCGTTTCCCTATTGCTAGCAAGTATCTAAACTATCGATGGTTTTACAACATCTCTTTTTGCAAATTCACTCGCTACTAAGTAAACAAATTGTACTAATTGGTTATTTATAAATTCAGAGACAAACGTACTGTAGTTTGACTTCATAATCTTCTTAAATTGGGATGGTCTATATCTTGTAATCGAACTTAGATAGAATGAAAAAGCATATATAGAGGCTAATTGTGGTAGAACTAGCTCATTATCAGATTTATTTGCCATATAGGCATAATATTTTCTGTAAGGCTTGCTACTCGACAATACCACCCATGTTGGTGGTATTAATTTATTGCTTAATTGCTCTAAATAATCAGAAGGCCAACCACCGTGAGTTATAGGGGTATCTAATTCAAATTCATAATAAATACCATCGCTGGAAACATGAGAGAAGTTATCTTTTAAATCTGTCCGCTTTAAGAAGTCTTTTACCGAAACTCTCAACCTCCTTAAATCATGTTTCTCAACTTTAAAATTCATCCATAGCTCATTATCATCATTATTTAACAATGTAATATCCTTTAAAGAGATAAATTTTTCTGCACTTCGTGTTGAGGAACACATTATTCTATGACCATTTAAAATTTGATAAACAATATCTGATAATTTAATTATTGCTCTATTTTTCAATCGATCATTAGTCAAAAATTGATAGAAATCGTCAAACAAGTTGGAGGTTGTACCAGATGACCGGTAATAAACTAGTTTATGATTTTCGAAAGATAAGTCTGAGTTAGATTCCTGTAAGCCATGTTTAGCTTCATCAACAGAAGGTTTAAAACCTCGCTTGAGCAGTAAAGTCTTAACCAGATTCATCATACAATAATATAGAAGCAATGGTTTTGAGGCTATGGATGTACTATTATTATAAGCTTTTTGAAAGTCTACAGATTGTTCAAAATAATATTCTGCATCCGTCCTTATTTGGTCATTTTCAATTTCATTTAGCGATGCCCTGATTAATCCCCATGGATCATTAGTAAAAACTTGTGTCTGAGTTGTTGCTCTTCCTCGCCCCCTTCTTAGAATAGGCCAATAAGTAAATTTTACTGGACGTTCATTCACATGTAGCTGTTCACCAACTCTTTTTTCTCTTGTACGTGACATGAAAGGTTCGATTTCAAACAGTCAGACGTAAAAATTGCTGACCTAAGTATTAAAATTGACTATAAATGAAAGGGTAATCATAAAAAGTTAGGCTACCAAGATCAGAAAACCCACTTCATTCGAATAAACTATTTTTTTAACTACTACCCACCGAATGCGGCCGCTATTTTTTCGAAGTCATTTATTTTTTTTAATTGATAAAAATCCCACTCAGCTGTCATCCCAAATTGATTTGGCTCGGATACTATGATCGCATAAATCACATTATTTTCTTCAAGATTGGTCGACTTAATGTACTCAATCAATTCATCAGTTAAATCAACAACAACAGTTGCGCCTGGCACATATACTTGACCTTCAATTGTTGTTTCTTTGAAATCGATATCAAGATCAAGAATTTTATAAAAGTCCTCCTTCACAACTAAGTCTTGATCTGGTGAGAATGCAGTTGGAAATTTGAGTAAATGAGAAGATACATTCCTCAGCTTCATTATTGTCTCATTAAAGTTTCTTGCGTCTTCATTATCGGGTTTCGCAATATTTTTTATTAACTCAACGAAGTTTTCAGGGGTCAATTTGTCATTAGCAAAGAGAATTGATCTAATAACTGATTTTAAGCTATTTAATACATTTAGAGCATCTCTCTTTAATTCTGCTTCATTTTTAACTTTAAAGTCATCATTATAGTGCAAACAGTCATTTCTAATTTTTCTTATATCATCAATTGAATCGAAGATATCTTGTGTTATTAAGCCATCATCTAAAAGGTTGTTTGATCTTTGATACTGTGTATCATTTTCGTATTCAGGTTTACCAAGTTTGATTGCTAGATATTTTAGAAAATCTTCAGCTGAAACACCTATCAAAGCAATACAACTAGTATAGAAACCTAACTCATATAAACTCTCTGCTTCACGAATGAGTTTAATAAAGTCACTTGTCTCAGATAAATATTGGATTTCTTCAATCTCCCATTTACGGTCAATCATATCATCAATATTATCATTTATCCACTCATTGATAATGTTTTCATAAGCATCTTTATCTCTCTTCTCGAACTTTTCTTGTAGCTCATTGGGTACTAAGTCATAATTATATTTATGAAAGTCGATATACATAATTTTGTATTTGTTAGAATTGACTTACAT belongs to Fodinibius sp. Rm-B-1B1-1 and includes:
- a CDS encoding HNH endonuclease, with the translated sequence MKKTSGHKRREKIYNIFSKNLELLKNHPKFDLKGKKTSGYICPLCHKIFDKNGLSKEYEDHLTLEDVPPKTLGGNVKLLTCKMCNNEQGSSLDKHLKEQLLTKDFFSGISNIKRKARFEVDNKWNIGGTIHHTEEGGIKLLAIEGSSHEKHYHRLFKRGDAEMENIRVTIYGEHRKSRARVAKLRIAYLWLVSEFGYASLINPHMHVIREQIQNYNDLKYPGFGIADVDFPSEFEGINLITKPESLKSFAVAFTLETDQRERKFIVLLPGPSDPGLNIYDTLNELGQDGNRINIDLTNLDLQNVLNDPDRVYDYFRYWKQL
- a CDS encoding ATP-dependent nuclease, translating into MIFEKVIIKNFKCFSGTFKIDLQEGLNIIVGDNEAGKSTILDAIHLALTGWINGRHISSELSEYLFNKQEVTKYLASLEKDPIEPPSILIEVYFDSDDAAEFIGNGNSLKSNKACGFSFNIEFDENYKDEYKHLVQQDDIKSLPIEYYKYYWKSFARDSSITPRSLPVKSALIDSSNSRYKSGSDIYISRIIRNLLESKEIVDISQAHRKMKDVFRDEDAIQAINKKIKESSDISDKEVELSVELSSRDAWKNTLMTYLDEIPFQHIGKGEQCVIKTKLALSHKKTKEANLILLEEPENHLSHTKLNQLIHDIEAGSEDKQILISTHSSFVANKLGLENLLLLHELSITQLSDLEESTQTFFKKLSGYDTLRLILCDKAILVEGDSDELIVQRAYLDENDKLPIQDGIDVISVGTSFKRFLEIAEKLKKEVSVVTDNDGDIEALKKKYKNYLDKDSKDCINICFDSEIDDGDLTISNKEFNYNTLEPKILKENDVKTLNKVFNTDYDEDGILKYMYNNKTDCALMIFNSDQEISFPQYILNSFKFERDE
- a CDS encoding UvrD-helicase domain-containing protein; translated protein: MSKNKLLIAAAGAGKTTHIVKKALSVEEGNNLITTYTQVNEKEIRKKFIELNGFIPEDITIQTWFSFLIQHGVKPFQSFLFEEKVKGLTFVNKQSGIKYYYKGNPIPFKESKNFKRHYFSKGNKIYSDKLSKFVYKCNLESNGLVIDRISKIYQNIFIDEAQDLAGYDLSFLKQIFSSNSSLTLVGDPRQVTYLTHWEKKFKKYQNGKIADFINDECDDKNVEVDRTTLSNSHRNNPEICNFANRLYPDFEPAKSANSEETEHDGIFLVKSKDRFKYLEKYDPIQLRWSSKNKKVLEEYPVLNFGESKGQTYDRVLIYPTKSMLKWIKDPETNLKDQTKAKFYVAITRARFSVGIVCGNNLKELNKNKLVSAFTCE
- a CDS encoding type IV toxin-antitoxin system AbiEi family antitoxin domain-containing protein, coding for MSTAKRIKEKVSSFDEGTTFKYDQLDIDNSEYGAATKAIERLISNGAVKRISKGLFYKPKKSVFGDLKPNEEQLLKPYTYEGDNRIAYITGLSLYNRMGLTTQIPKTVTLACNKKRINAKIDNLKIKSVKSYVDPTDDNIRFLEILDAIKDFKKIPDLDIDDAIGQLQGRIRDLSTTDRNRLITYALQYPPRVRALLGALLTDQEFNSAFPKLKNSLNPLSSYEFGSLSSSLSTAQNWNII
- a CDS encoding nucleotidyl transferase AbiEii/AbiGii toxin family protein produces the protein MNLHEDAEIFRDAIRATADHKNIREIYIEKDYWVTYALHAIFHSDMKDVAVFKGGTSLAKCYQAINRFSEDIDLVVLEDPDLSNTQMDKRVRDVSKVVDDTDLEEVELPRITMKRGKNRKVAYEYAKHGYDQTYGQVRDKIIVEVSRLGHFEPHEEVEVHSFIADMMKARGQKELIEKYGLAPFPLKVLTIERTFCEKIMSLVRFSHAENPYEDLGNKVRHTYDIHMLLKQPAIQDFFESDKLDEMLLQVGADDIESYGDKYNWLYKHPASALLFDKPEATWDKIRSVYNGTFSELVIGDLPEDDAVLQDIKRVAERLKDIDWDLG
- a CDS encoding YaaC family protein, with amino-acid sequence MSRTREKRVGEQLHVNERPVKFTYWPILRRGRGRATTQTQVFTNDPWGLIRASLNEIENDQIRTDAEYYFEQSVDFQKAYNNSTSIASKPLLLYYCMMNLVKTLLLKRGFKPSVDEAKHGLQESNSDLSFENHKLVYYRSSGTTSNLFDDFYQFLTNDRLKNRAIIKLSDIVYQILNGHRIMCSSTRSAEKFISLKDITLLNNDDNELWMNFKVEKHDLRRLRVSVKDFLKRTDLKDNFSHVSSDGIYYEFELDTPITHGGWPSDYLEQLSNKLIPPTWVVLSSSKPYRKYYAYMANKSDNELVLPQLASIYAFSFYLSSITRYRPSQFKKIMKSNYSTFVSEFINNQLVQFVYLVASEFAKRDVVKPSIV
- a CDS encoding DUF4145 domain-containing protein; translated protein: MYIDFHKYNYDLVPNELQEKFEKRDKDAYENIINEWINDNIDDMIDRKWEIEEIQYLSETSDFIKLIREAESLYELGFYTSCIALIGVSAEDFLKYLAIKLGKPEYENDTQYQRSNNLLDDGLITQDIFDSIDDIRKIRNDCLHYNDDFKVKNEAELKRDALNVLNSLKSVIRSILFANDKLTPENFVELIKNIAKPDNEDARNFNETIMKLRNVSSHLLKFPTAFSPDQDLVVKEDFYKILDLDIDFKETTIEGQVYVPGATVVVDLTDELIEYIKSTNLEENNVIYAIIVSEPNQFGMTAEWDFYQLKKINDFEKIAAAFGG